A segment of the Symmachiella macrocystis genome:
GCGAGAAAAAGAACCCCACACAAACCACTAAGGCCGCGACTGCAACGACAACCCACCGTCCATTCCACACCACGGGCGCAGTCGAAGGCGGATTTGCAACCGGCGCAACTGCGGAACTCCGCGCATCATTTCGCACGAATTCCTCAGTCGACCGCTGTCGCAATTCCTCAAGAAAAACTCGATTCGGCGGCAGCGCACTGCTGTCGAGTGAGCGGAACATCTCCATCATGCGTTCTTCATCATGATCCGGTTGGTCAGAAAAGGATTCATTTGTCATGGTTTTGCCCCGTGTTCGTCACAGGAGAATCGGTTGTCAATTGATCATAAGCGTCTCGAAACGCTCGGCGAGCACGTGCCAGTTTTGATCGGACAGCCGTCGTGGTCGTCTGCTCAGAGGCAGCAATCTCCTCGACGGTTTCCTCGTCGAGATACTTTGCCGTCAATAATGAACCGTAATCATCGTTCAGTTCGGTCAATGCCTCACGCACCAGCGCCGCTAATTCGGCACGTTGTCGTTCGTGTCGATCCTGACCGGACGGAACGCCCAATTCGCGAATCCGTTCGTGTCGCTGTTTTTTGCGAAATTGCAGCGCCACTTGATTCCGCAAAATCCCAGTCAGCCAAGCCCAGAGCGGGCCCCGCTCGGGATCAAATTGCCCTGCGGAACGCGCCGCCGCCAGAAAAGTTTCCTGCACGACATCCGCAACATCGGCCGAGTTCGCCCCAACCCGCCGCGCAGCTGTCCGCCAGACCCGCTCGCAGAACGTATCGTAAAACGACCGCCAGGCCTCCGGGTCACCGGCACGCAATCCTTGAGCAATCGCCCATTCCTGCTGCTCATTCATAAATCATGTCGATCCGGTCGCGACGGAAAGTGCATGGGAAACCGTCTCCCGTAAAATCTTTCGTTCCGATCAGCCCACAACGACATCCCGCTCACACTACTTCCGGGATTTGTGGCGCTCAATGAATTCTTCAATGTCGCCCGCCGACGATACGTCAATGTGTTTGGGAATCT
Coding sequences within it:
- a CDS encoding RNA polymerase sigma factor; translated protein: MNEQQEWAIAQGLRAGDPEAWRSFYDTFCERVWRTAARRVGANSADVADVVQETFLAAARSAGQFDPERGPLWAWLTGILRNQVALQFRKKQRHERIRELGVPSGQDRHERQRAELAALVREALTELNDDYGSLLTAKYLDEETVEEIAASEQTTTTAVRSKLARARRAFRDAYDQLTTDSPVTNTGQNHDK